The DNA segment TTCGTTAAATGTCTCAGCAACATTCACCGCATCTTGACCAGTCATGGCATCAATGACAAGAAGGATCTCATCAGGATTAACGGATTCCTTAATTTGACTTAACTCATCCATTAGCTCTTGATCGACATGTAAGCGACCCGCTGTATCAATTAATACATAATCATGATGGTCTTCTTTTGCTTTGGCGACTGCCTGCTTGGCAATCTCAACAGGACTCACTTGATCTCCTAATGAAAATACAGGCATGTCAATTTGCTTTCCTAACGTCTCAAGCTGTTTAATTGCAGCTGGACGATAGATATCAGCAGCAACCAACATTGGTTTGCGGTTGTGCTTTTTGCGTAAATGAGTTGCAAGCTTCGCTGTATGCGTGGTTTTACCCGCACCTTGAAGCCCAACCATCATAATGACCGTTGGTGGCTTTGAGGAAACAGCCAGTTTGCTTTGCTCGCCACCCATAAGTGCAGTGAGCTCTTCATTTACAACTTTTATGACTTGTTGACCAGGAGTTAAGCTTTTCATTACCTCTTGGCCAAGTGCCTTTTCTTTTACATCAGCAATAAATTGTTTAACGACTTTAAAGTTCACGTCAGCTTCTAGAAGGGCAAGCCTAACTTCACGCATCATTTCTTTAATGTCTTGCTCGCTAACTTTCCCTTTGCCGCGAATCTTTGTCAGGGTACCCTGGAGCCGTTCAGCTAAGCCTTCAAATGCCATGTTACCGCCTCCTAGTCCAGTTTCCGAATCGTATCTATTAGACTCTGCATCTCATAAGGAGCCGCGTTCTCTTGAATAGCTGTTTCTAATTGTGCCAGCAAACTTGTCCGTTTCTCAAACTTCTCGAGGAGCTCAAGCTTGGTCTCATACTCTTCAAGCATCGCTTCTGTCCGTTTGATGTTGTCATAAACCGCTTGACGACTCACTTCGAATTGCTCGGCAATCTCTCCAAGGGAAAAATCATCTAAATAATACTGGGACATATATTCGCGCTGCTTCAGAGTGAGCAGGGAATGATAGAAATCAAACAAATAGTTCATTCTGAGCGTTTTATCTAGCACGAAGCTTCACCCCTTGTTAAGTGATTCCCCTTTACGAGAATTTATATTACAGGAGAGGCGCTCTTGTGTCAAGTTTTTTTCTTAACATAACGATTTAACTCGATTGTACGTCCTCTGGAGAGTCCAGAACATCCTTAAAGAGCCCATAGACAAACTGATCTGCCTGGAATGGCTGCAGGTCATCCTTCTGCTCACCAAGTCCGACAAATTTAACTGGAATATCAAGCTCACGCTTAATGGCCATAATGATTCCACCTTTAGCCGTCCCATCAAGCTTCGTTAGAACGATTCCTGTTACATCTGTTGATTGACCAAATGTTTTGGCTTGTACCATCGCATTTTGGCCCGTTGTCCCGTCTAAGACAAGCAGAACTTCATGTGGTGCACCTGGAACTTCACGTTCAATGACACGCTTAACCTTTTCCAGCTCGTTCATTAAGTTCACTTTATTCTGCAAGCGTCCAGCCGTATCGCACAGAAGAACATCTGCGCCTCTTGACTTAGCTGCCTGAATCGCGTCATACATAACAGCTGCTGGATCACTTCCTGCTTGCTGCTTAATGACATCTGCTCCAACACGCTCGCCCCACACCTCAAGCTGATCAATGGCTCCAGCACGGAATGTGTCTCCAGCAGCGAGCATTACTTTTTTGCCTTCTTGCGTTAAGTAGTGAGCCATTTTTCCAATCGATGTTGTTTTTCCTACACCGTTCACACCCACTACTAAAATAACTGTCAGTCCATCTGTTTGCAGGTTCAGCTCTTGAGCTTCTTTTCCTTCATCTAGCATATTTGCAAGGAGCTCAGAGATCACAGGTTGAACATCTTTTGTATCCTTTAAGTTACGCAGGCGAACCTCGTCTTTTAACTGTTCTACAAGCTCCATTACTGTAGAAACACCTACGTCAGAACTAATTAATAGTTCTTCTAGCTCCTCAAAAAAGTCTTCATCAACTTTACGGTATTTATAAACAAGCTCATTCATTTTACCGGCAAATGATTCTCTTGTTTTTTCAAGACCTGATTTAAACTTATCTGTTACTTCTGTTGTTTGATTTGTAATTTTATCTTTTAGCTTCTTAAAAAAACTCATGTTCTTTCCTCCTAGCTTTCAATTAGTTCCTTTGTTTCTTCCAGTCTAACCGAAACAAGCCTAGATACACCTGATTCCTGCATGGTCACACCATATAAAACATCTGCTTCTTCCATCGTTCCACTGCGGTGAGTAATGACGATAAATTGAGTTGCTTCCGAGAAATCTTTTAAATACTGCGCAAAGCGGCTTACATTCGCTTCATCAAGAGCAGCTTCGACCTCATCAAGTACACAGAATGGCACAGGTCTTACTTTTAAAATGGAGAACAACAAAGCAATTGCTGTTAACGCACGCTCCCCACCTGATAATAACGCTAGGTGCTGCAGCTTTTTACCAGGAGGACGAGCCATAATATCAACACCAGTTGAAAGTATATTAGATGGATCTGTTAAGACAAGATCGGCTTCTCCGCCACCAAACAGCTCACGGAACACTTCTTGGAAATGTCCTCTTACTTGAGTGAAAGTATGCAAAAAGCGATTCGTCATTTCTTCATCCATCTCCGCAATGACCTGATGCAAGGTTTCCTTTGCTTCGAGTAAATCCTGTTGTTGCTCAAGTAAAAACGAGTAGCGCTCGTTCACTCGCTCAAACTCTTCGATTGAACCAAGATTCACTGGACCAAGCTCTTCAATCGTTAACTTTAAAAGCTTTAATCGTGTTTTCGCATCATCGATCGAGCCTTCTAGAGGATAATCTTTTACTGCCGCTTCAAAAGATAGCTCATATTCTACGCGAAGCTTCTCCAAGCGATGTTCAAGATCAACATCAAGGCGGTTTAAGCGTACATCCTGATGCTTATAGTCATCGTGTACAAGTGCATAATGACTTTGATTTCGTTTTAATTGTTCTTCAAGCTCAGTATACTGGTCATCAAGCTTCGCGCGCTTCTCTTCAAGGGATTTCAGCTGTTGCTGAACGCTCTCTTTTTCTGTTCGTAACGAATGAATCTGTTCCGTTAGCTGTTCTTCTCCACTCGAACCACTATTCATGGATGAGGAGAGCAACTCAAACTCTTCGCGTAAATCTTTAAGCTCCGTTTTTAGATCCGTTAGCTGTTGACTTGTAAAATCAAACTGCTCACTTACGTGTTTCACACGCTGCTTGGATTCAGCTTCCCCAATTCGTACGCGCACAAGCTTTTCTTGAAGATCTTCTCTGGAGTTCTGTTGTTCTTTTAATTGTGCCTCTAACTCTTCAATTTCAAGCTTCCATTGTTGCTCACGTTTGTTTGTTTCTACAAGTGCTTTTGCTAAAGCGTCTAAGCGGTCTATGACAGCTTGTTCTTCTCTTGCAGCCGCTGCTTCCTCACGATCCATTCGTGAATACTGTTGTTCCATATTCGCCGAAGTGAGCTCCAGCTCCTTCAAGCGCGAACGCTGCTCCTGCCATTCCGAGCGTTTTGCTTGAATCTTTTGCTGAACATTAGCGTGTTCTGTTCGCTGTTGTGCTCGTTGTTGCTTTTGTTGTTGCATCTGCTGCTCTAATTGATGCACCGTATGTTCTAGCTTTTCGGTTTGATGCGTTAGATCATCAAGCTCACGCTTACGCCCAACTAGAGATGTTTGGTTTTGTTTCACACTACCACCCGTCATGGATCCACCCGGGTTCACCACGTCTCCTTCAAGAGTCACAATGCGGAAGCGATGTCCAATCATGGCAGCTAGCTTATTTGCGCCTTCAAGCGTTTTAGCAACAACAATGGAACCAAGCAAATTAGAAAGGACGTGCTGATACTCTTCATCATAGCGGATAAGCTGAATGGCTAAACCGACAAACTCGTCCTCGCTTGCAATGATACGTAATTGAGCATCAGGCATCATCCGTGGCTTGATAACTGACATTGGTAAAAACGTAGCACGGCCAAAACGTTTTTGTTTTAAAAAGCGTATCGCTTCTCGGGCATGTTGTTCGTTTGTTACGACCACATGCTGAGCTTGTGCCCCAAGCGCCGTCTCAATCGCAAGCTCATGCTGCTTCTCAGTGCGAACGAGTTCAGCGACTGCCCCGCGTATCCCCTGTAGTTGCCCGTCACGTGCTTTAAGAATCTCTTTAACACCTTGATAAAATCCAGTGAAATCTGATTCCATCTCACGCAGGGCTTCGGTTCTTGATTTAGATTTTTGTAAGATACGATAGGCTTCATACAGCTTCGATTCATTCCGTTGATAGTCTTCTTCAAGCTTTGCTTGATTGGCTGTAATCGTTTGTTCCTCAAGCGTTAGTTGTTCAAGCTCATCATGCATGCTTGTCACTAGCTCTTGTGCATCGTTAAGTTGTTGCGTTAAGCTGTTCCGATTTGTTTTTGAATCGGCGTGTTCTTTTACTATTCGATCACGCTTAAAGGATTGCTGACGCTTTTGTTCTTCTAAA comes from the Alkalihalobacillus sp. FSL W8-0930 genome and includes:
- the ffh gene encoding signal recognition particle protein, which gives rise to MAFEGLAERLQGTLTKIRGKGKVSEQDIKEMMREVRLALLEADVNFKVVKQFIADVKEKALGQEVMKSLTPGQQVIKVVNEELTALMGGEQSKLAVSSKPPTVIMMVGLQGAGKTTHTAKLATHLRKKHNRKPMLVAADIYRPAAIKQLETLGKQIDMPVFSLGDQVSPVEIAKQAVAKAKEDHHDYVLIDTAGRLHVDQELMDELSQIKESVNPDEILLVIDAMTGQDAVNVAETFNEQLGLTGAVLSKLDGDTRGGAAISVKAVTNIPIKFAGIGEKVDQLEPFHPDRMASRILGMGDVLSLIEKAQFNVDEEKARELEKKMRNADFTFDDFLEQLEQVRSMGPLEDLLGMMPGMKKNKAMKDLQVDEKQIGRVEAIVRSMTKKEKQDPSILNGSRRRRIAKGSGTTIQDVNRLLKQFEDMKKMMKQMTGMQTGKGKRRGKGLGGLKLPF
- a CDS encoding putative DNA-binding protein — translated: MLDKTLRMNYLFDFYHSLLTLKQREYMSQYYLDDFSLGEIAEQFEVSRQAVYDNIKRTEAMLEEYETKLELLEKFEKRTSLLAQLETAIQENAAPYEMQSLIDTIRKLD
- the ftsY gene encoding signal recognition particle-docking protein FtsY — protein: MSFFKKLKDKITNQTTEVTDKFKSGLEKTRESFAGKMNELVYKYRKVDEDFFEELEELLISSDVGVSTVMELVEQLKDEVRLRNLKDTKDVQPVISELLANMLDEGKEAQELNLQTDGLTVILVVGVNGVGKTTSIGKMAHYLTQEGKKVMLAAGDTFRAGAIDQLEVWGERVGADVIKQQAGSDPAAVMYDAIQAAKSRGADVLLCDTAGRLQNKVNLMNELEKVKRVIEREVPGAPHEVLLVLDGTTGQNAMVQAKTFGQSTDVTGIVLTKLDGTAKGGIIMAIKRELDIPVKFVGLGEQKDDLQPFQADQFVYGLFKDVLDSPEDVQSS
- the smc gene encoding chromosome segregation protein SMC, with the translated sequence MFLKRLEVKGFKSFAEQVNVEFVPGVTAVVGPNGSGKSNISDSIRWVLGEQSAKSLRGAKMEDIIFAGSDSRKSVNVAEVSLILDNEDQHLNIDYSEVSVTRRVYRSGESEYLLNRQPCRLKDIVELFLDSGLGREAYSIIGQGKIEEILSSKSDDRRLIFEEAAGVLKYKTRKIQAEKRLNETQENVNRVEDILHELESQVEPLREQSSIAKEFIEAEKKRKKEDITITAAEINNLHARWTEAKQKLAAFKTQLDVHEKTIQQSEEAITSCRAESKAVAEALQKAQERRLHVSEELEKNEGRRGVLQERQKNAVYNIDQLTEDIADKSSKLESLEETAAARQELVEKEKAELNRWRAELRSLEGVLQGSGPGIEAKLDQLKADYIEVLNEQASIRNEQRYLEEQKRQQSFKRDRIVKEHADSKTNRNSLTQQLNDAQELVTSMHDELEQLTLEEQTITANQAKLEEDYQRNESKLYEAYRILQKSKSRTEALREMESDFTGFYQGVKEILKARDGQLQGIRGAVAELVRTEKQHELAIETALGAQAQHVVVTNEQHAREAIRFLKQKRFGRATFLPMSVIKPRMMPDAQLRIIASEDEFVGLAIQLIRYDEEYQHVLSNLLGSIVVAKTLEGANKLAAMIGHRFRIVTLEGDVVNPGGSMTGGSVKQNQTSLVGRKRELDDLTHQTEKLEHTVHQLEQQMQQQKQQRAQQRTEHANVQQKIQAKRSEWQEQRSRLKELELTSANMEQQYSRMDREEAAAAREEQAVIDRLDALAKALVETNKREQQWKLEIEELEAQLKEQQNSREDLQEKLVRVRIGEAESKQRVKHVSEQFDFTSQQLTDLKTELKDLREEFELLSSSMNSGSSGEEQLTEQIHSLRTEKESVQQQLKSLEEKRAKLDDQYTELEEQLKRNQSHYALVHDDYKHQDVRLNRLDVDLEHRLEKLRVEYELSFEAAVKDYPLEGSIDDAKTRLKLLKLTIEELGPVNLGSIEEFERVNERYSFLLEQQQDLLEAKETLHQVIAEMDEEMTNRFLHTFTQVRGHFQEVFRELFGGGEADLVLTDPSNILSTGVDIMARPPGKKLQHLALLSGGERALTAIALLFSILKVRPVPFCVLDEVEAALDEANVSRFAQYLKDFSEATQFIVITHRSGTMEEADVLYGVTMQESGVSRLVSVRLEETKELIES